Within Petrotoga sp. 9PW.55.5.1, the genomic segment AATTTGTCCTTATTATAAAGATAATCAACCATCTTTTCAACTTCTTTTATCCCGTTTTTACCAAGGAAAAAAGGAATATACCTATCTTCATCTAAAAAACCAAACAAAAAATCTTTATTCTTATACGTTTCCACATCAAATACAATATAATCACTCGGAAGATCGGCCCTATTAATGGCATATGATTTATTTTCAACTAGTGATTTTAAGTTATAAAGAGGTTTTTTGAATTCTTTTCCAAATTTTTCAATCTGATCAGTTTTTATAATATTTATAGGATCAAGATTCATCTTTTTTAATTCTTCAACCATATTTTTACTAAAATTTGGAACAACCGAATAGTCTCCACCTTTTAGAAACTGAATATGACAATCGTTTTTTAACTTGCAAAACTTACAGTGCGGCCCATGTTTTTTCTTTTCTGGCGAAAGATTATTAAACTCTTTTTTTATCCATTTCTCTTTTAAAAGAATTTCTGTAATACTTATTTCTTCACTGCCATTGGGAGTTTCTAAAACAATTCTTTTTAGATTAGTTCCCTTTTCTTCAAAATATTTGTATACAGCATATATATGTAGCCAATAAGATTTTTTAAATCTTTGACCCATTCTAAAAATTTTTACTACACCCTTATCAATACTTTCGTAATTAGCCTGAACTTTTAATCCATTGATGTTCGTTTCAAAAGAAATTCCTTCTCTTTTATAAGTAGGTATAAAGTAGGTGCAATGTTTAAAATTCTCATAATAAAGTAAATCCATTTACCAAAAACGCCTCATTTCCAACATTTATCCTTTATATAACTTTTCTATGTCTCCAATTTCATAAAATAATTTTGATAGGACTTTCAAGAAACTAAGCCTATTGTTCCTTATAGACTCGTCTTCTGACATCACAAAGACATTATCAAAATATCTATCAATATCTTCTTTAAGAGAGATCAAAGCATCTATAGCTCCATCGTAATCCAATTTTTTCAAATGATACTCAAATTGGGTTTT encodes:
- a CDS encoding TM0106 family RecB-like putative nuclease, which codes for MDLLYYENFKHCTYFIPTYKREGISFETNINGLKVQANYESIDKGVVKIFRMGQRFKKSYWLHIYAVYKYFEEKGTNLKRIVLETPNGSEEISITEILLKEKWIKKEFNNLSPEKKKHGPHCKFCKLKNDCHIQFLKGGDYSVVPNFSKNMVEELKKMNLDPINIIKTDQIEKFGKEFKKPLYNLKSLVENKSYAINRADLPSDYIVFDVETYKNKDFLFGFLDEDRYIPFFLGKNGIKEVEKMVDYLYNKDKLLLHYDQNDITALRKLSFMYPKLKGKINKIVLKSCDLYEIIRKNYSLPVVSYSLKDISKYFGFSWQTELNGFTVILEYSSYLKGNQESLNKIFRYNEDDCRATKVVLENLRKI